One genomic region from Methylocystis echinoides encodes:
- a CDS encoding MerR family DNA-binding protein — protein MVKHLKRLSFVRRSRELDFSLDEIRGLLRLVDGHADTCAQVGELTLNHVAEIRHKIADLKRLKRVMEEMAAQCSGGRAPKCAVIDALFDASAASA, from the coding sequence ATGGTCAAGCATCTCAAGCGCTTGAGCTTCGTGCGGCGCAGCCGCGAACTTGATTTTAGCCTCGACGAAATCCGCGGCCTTCTTCGCCTCGTCGATGGACACGCCGACACCTGCGCGCAAGTTGGCGAGCTGACGCTGAACCATGTCGCGGAAATTCGCCATAAGATCGCGGATTTGAAGCGACTCAAAAGGGTGATGGAGGAAATGGCGGCGCAGTGCAGCGGAGGACGAGCGCCCAAGTGCGCTGTCATCGACGCTCTTTTTGATGCATCCGCAGCATCGGCCTGA